GGGATGGATTTGCGAGCTCTATCTGGAAAGTAAAGTTTACGTGGCGACAGATTTTTTACTACGTGTCGCCCTATTTGGTAGCTTCTCGCAGTGAGTCCTCTGTTAAAGAGGTTCTTCGTGACGCTGTTTGCTTTGCTAACGAGTATTTGGGTTCTGCTATGACTGAGTTAGAAGATCAGGACTTTCAAACCGTAGCGATTCAATTAAAGGCTCTTGGTGTTGTGAAGGTTGATGTTTCGAATTGTGTTGGTGGCGTAATTGACCCTTTGTGGACATTAACAGGTGAGGGGGAAAAGCTTATGGTGGAGTTGCGGGCTGTCAGGAAGAGCGCTATTTAGAGTTTAATAATGCAGGCGCTATGTGATCCGGAAACTCGCAGTAAAAGCGAGTTTTTGGGATGCTATTTATTAGTTAAGTGAAGCAGAAGGCCGTCGCGGATCAAGTCAAGATCCGCTTCGGTAAACCCTAAAACCTCCCGTTGATCGTACTTTATGTCTGGGGCACCACGCTCCGCACGATCTTTCATGCCGTACTGATGCACTCGGGCGATGCGCGCAATGCGGCCAGTGAAACCGACACTGATGGCGGTGCCATCGCTCTGGACTTTGAGAAAGCTAGCCGTGCGTAGCTTTTTAAACATCTGAACCTTCCGCTTCACCCGTCCCTGTTTACCGCGCAGATTGCGCTGCTTGCGCGGGGTGTACTTGCTGCCATCCGGGTTACGCTGGGCGTTCACTCGTTGCTGCTGGCTGCGACGCAATGTCTGACCGAGGCTTCGAGCAAGTCTGTTGCGTGATGCAGGCTCCAGCTGCCCGAGCAAACCGGCCGCCCAATCCTCCAGCGCTTCCAGTCTGTTAGTCATTCGGGACTACCCATTCACTACCTGTGCCCTGGTCGCCGGGAATCCAACTCGGATCGAGAAACGCCGCGACTCGCTGAGGTTCACCAGGGTGTCTGAAGGTGGTTTTGCCTTCGGCGTCTTTACCTACGACCACGCGTTCAGTTAGCGGCAAGGTCAGACTGAGGTCCACCTTGCTGTTGTCGAGAATGTCGGCTTCGAACTGGATACCGGCGGCGGACTTGTTCAGGTTTTCCAGCAGCTCGGATTGATGAACGCTGATCCAGCCGAGCAGGGGCAACATGACGTTGTCGGGGTGGCCGGCGAAGTCGGTGAGGATGACTTGCAGGTCGAAGCTGTATTCGAACGAGAGGCTGGCCGCAGCAGTGCAACGGACTTTGCCGTTATCGATAAAGATCAGCAGCCGCTCGGGGTTGTGTTTGAGTTCGGCAACGGTGGCCAACAGGTGGGCGCGCAGGCTTTCGGGTT
This genomic stretch from Pseudomonas wuhanensis harbors:
- a CDS encoding phage virion morphogenesis protein, which produces MTNRLEALEDWAAGLLGQLEPASRNRLARSLGQTLRRSQQQRVNAQRNPDGSKYTPRKQRNLRGKQGRVKRKVQMFKKLRTASFLKVQSDGTAISVGFTGRIARIARVHQYGMKDRAERGAPDIKYDQREVLGFTEADLDLIRDGLLLHLTNK
- a CDS encoding phage tail protein, with amino-acid sequence MNKPESLRAHLLATVAELKHNPERLLIFIDNGKVRCTAAASLSFEYSFDLQVILTDFAGHPDNVMLPLLGWISVHQSELLENLNKSAAGIQFEADILDNSKVDLSLTLPLTERVVVGKDAEGKTTFRHPGEPQRVAAFLDPSWIPGDQGTGSEWVVPND